CAACATGGGTTCGATGGGCTTCTTCTCGCGACGCTTATGGCGGGCGTCCTCCTCGTCGTCGGTGGGATATTGCGGGCGGGCCGCTTCATAACTCTGGTGCCGGAGCCGGTGATCGAAGGTTTTACCGTTGGCATTGCCCTCATCATCGCGATCAGCCAGCTCAAGGACTTGCTTGGGCTTCCAGCTACGAAAGTGTCCGCCGACTTGGTGCAGGCGCTGCCTGCTCTCTGGGCCGCTCGCGATGCCATCGATCCCATCTCGTTGGCTGTGGGCCTACTCTCGATTGGTGGCATAGCTCTGCTGCGTCGCATCGCCCCTTGGTTTCCAGGATCTCTCTTGGTCATCGCTATAGCATCCGCTGCGATCGCCCTGCTCGCTTTGCCCGTAGATACCATTTACTCGCGTTTCGGCTCGCTGCCCGCCGGCTTGCCGGCGCCTTCGCTGCCGCACGTGAGCCTCCTCCGGATCAGCGCCTTGCTGCCCTCGGCCTTTCTCATCGCCTTCCTCGCCGCCGTGGAATCGCTTCTCTCGGCGATCGTGGCGGATCGCATGATCGGCGGACGTCACCGGTCGAACGCCGAGCTGCTCGCACAAGGAGCGGCGAACATTGCCACACCCTTGTTCGGCGGTCTGCCAGCAACCGGCGCGATCGCCCGGACGGCAACGAATGTGCGTGCGGGCGGGCGTACTCCCATGGCGGGAATCGTTCACGCGCTTGTGATTCTGCTGATTACATTGGGAGCGGGATCACTCACCAATTACCTCGCTATGCCCGCTTTGGCCGCCCTGCTTATCGTCACCGCCTGGGCCATGAGCGAGCCCCACCGCTGGCGCGAGCGCATGAGATTGAAAGCAGGCGATCGCAGTTTGTTGTTCCTGACAATGGCGCTGACAGTCGCCACCGACCTCACGATTGCCATTGCCGTGGGAACGGTTGCCGGCCTGGCGCTTCGACTCATTCGTAAGGACGTCGAACCGGAAGAATGGACGCCCTCGGACCGGTCCCAGCTTTAAGAGGCTAATGTCCGCTTTCCACGGAAAGCTGCCACTAGGCCGCTAGAGTCCGTAATCGACCCGAGAGAGATATTTGAGCCCAGGTTGCCGCGCTTAAGCACTCGCTAAAGCGTCTTGGGTTCGCCACGATCGGCTGTTAAGCGGCAAGCCATGCTCAACATCAACGGTATCACGGTGCGCCTTGGCGGACGCACAATCCTCGACCGCGCGAGCGCTGCAATCCGGCCGCGCAGCCGCGTCGGCCTGATTGGTCGTAACGGCGCGGGCAAGTCGACCATGATGAAAGTCATCATTGGCCAACTCGAAGCGGACGAAGGCACCATCGAGATGCCCCGCCGGACAAGGCTCGGCTATATCGCTCAGGAAGCGCCCAGCGGTGACTCCACGCCGTTCGACACCGTTCTTGCCGCGGACGTCGAAAGGGCGGCGCTGATGGCGGAGGCGGAGACCTGCGCCGATATGCATCGGTTGGGCGACATCCATGACCGTCTGCTGGCGATCGATGCTTACGGTGCGCCCGCTCGGGCGTCCCGGATCCTGCTCGGTCTCGGGTTCGACGATGAAATGCAGGGCCGTCCGCTGGACAGTTACTCCGGTGGCTGGAAGATGCGCGTCGCACTCGCAGCCTTGCTGTTCTCCGAGCCCGATATCCTGCTGCTGGACGAGCCGTCCAACCACCTCGATCTCGAAGCCACCCTCTGGCTTGAAAACTTCCTCAAGTCCTTCGGTGGGACCTTGATCGTGATCAGTCACGAACGTGATCTGCTGAACAATGTGGTCGACACGATCCTTCACCTCGATCGAGGTAAGATCACGCTGTACGCGGGCGGCTACGACGACTTCGAGCGGCAGCGGGCCGAGAGAGCGGCGCAGCTTGCCGCCGCCAAGGCATCGCAGGATGCGCAGCGGGCGCGACTTCAGGACTATATTGCCAGAAACAGTGCTCGCGCCTCGACAGCGAAGCAGGCTCAGTCCCGTGCCAAGATGCTGGCGCGGATGCAGCCCATCGCAGCGATGGCGGAGGATCCCAGCCTCAGTTTCGTCTTTCCCAGCCCGACCGAGCTCAAGCCCCCGCTGATCACTCTCGAGATGGCAGCCGTCGGCTACGGGGAAGCAAATCCTGTACTGCGCTCGCTGAACTTGCGGATCGACCCCGACGACCGGATCGCGCTGCTCGGTCGAAATGGCAACGGCAAGACCACTCTCGCCCGCCTGCTTGCCGCGCGGCTTGCGCCAATGGAGGGCGCGATCAATGCGTCAGGTAAGATGCGCGTAGGCTACTTCACGCAGTATCAGGTCGAGGAACTGCATGGCGACGACACGCCATTGCAGCACATGAACCGCGCGATGGAAGGTCACACGCCGGGTGCCGTGCGCGCACAACTCGGACGCTTCGGATTCTCGGGCGACAAAGCGACGACCGCAGCAAGCAAGCTATCCGGCGGAGAGAGGGCGCGCCTCGCGCTCGCCCTGATCACGCGGGATGCGCCGCACCTGCTGATTCTCGACGAGCCGACTAACCACCTCGACGTGGATGCGCGCGAAGCGCTCGTCCAGGCGCTGAACGATTACGACGGGGCGGTCATCCTCATCAGCCACGACCGCCACATGGTCGAACTGACCGCGGACCGGCTCGTGCTGGTGGAGAACGGAGCCGCCGTAGACTACCCGGGCAGCATCGACGACTACATCGACTTCGTGCTCGGTCGAAACCAGCCCAAGGCGCAGGCGAAGCGGAAGGTCGTCAAATCAGATCGCAGGGCCGCCGCCAATTCGCGCAACGAAACCAACGCGCTGAAAAAAGCCGCATCGGATGCGGAAGCAGAAAGTGCGCGCCTCGCTGCGCAATGTTCGGCAATCGACCGGGCAATGTTCGATCCGGCGGGTGCAGAGCCCGACCTCGCATTGCTGCCCATGGGCGAGCTCTCGCGTCGCCGAGCGAAGCTGGGGGCCGAGTTGGCACTCGCCGAAGCCCGCTGGCTGGAAGCGAGC
The window above is part of the Sphingomonas sp. HDW15A genome. Proteins encoded here:
- a CDS encoding SulP family inorganic anion transporter, translating into MKPKLLTTIRDYSWGIFFRDALAGLTVAMVALPLSIAIAIASGADPKAGLVTAIIAGFLISLLGGSRVQIGGPTGAFIVVVYGIIDQHGFDGLLLATLMAGVLLVVGGILRAGRFITLVPEPVIEGFTVGIALIIAISQLKDLLGLPATKVSADLVQALPALWAARDAIDPISLAVGLLSIGGIALLRRIAPWFPGSLLVIAIASAAIALLALPVDTIYSRFGSLPAGLPAPSLPHVSLLRISALLPSAFLIAFLAAVESLLSAIVADRMIGGRHRSNAELLAQGAANIATPLFGGLPATGAIARTATNVRAGGRTPMAGIVHALVILLITLGAGSLTNYLAMPALAALLIVTAWAMSEPHRWRERMRLKAGDRSLLFLTMALTVATDLTIAIAVGTVAGLALRLIRKDVEPEEWTPSDRSQL
- a CDS encoding ABC-F family ATP-binding cassette domain-containing protein, which translates into the protein MLNINGITVRLGGRTILDRASAAIRPRSRVGLIGRNGAGKSTMMKVIIGQLEADEGTIEMPRRTRLGYIAQEAPSGDSTPFDTVLAADVERAALMAEAETCADMHRLGDIHDRLLAIDAYGAPARASRILLGLGFDDEMQGRPLDSYSGGWKMRVALAALLFSEPDILLLDEPSNHLDLEATLWLENFLKSFGGTLIVISHERDLLNNVVDTILHLDRGKITLYAGGYDDFERQRAERAAQLAAAKASQDAQRARLQDYIARNSARASTAKQAQSRAKMLARMQPIAAMAEDPSLSFVFPSPTELKPPLITLEMAAVGYGEANPVLRSLNLRIDPDDRIALLGRNGNGKTTLARLLAARLAPMEGAINASGKMRVGYFTQYQVEELHGDDTPLQHMNRAMEGHTPGAVRAQLGRFGFSGDKATTAASKLSGGERARLALALITRDAPHLLILDEPTNHLDVDAREALVQALNDYDGAVILISHDRHMVELTADRLVLVENGAAVDYPGSIDDYIDFVLGRNQPKAQAKRKVVKSDRRAAANSRNETNALKKAASDAEAESARLAAQCSAIDRAMFDPAGAEPDLALLPMGELSRRRAKLGAELALAEARWLEASEQLESLAA